The Eriocheir sinensis breed Jianghai 21 chromosome 4, ASM2467909v1, whole genome shotgun sequence genomic interval ACACTGATTGGATTCATTATTAAACTCAGGTCAACCTTAATTAACCACAAACCATAATCAAATCAATACTGGGACACATAATTCACAGGTAATCAGTCTTGTCTCACCTTACCTGCCCTTGATTAGCACGCcgcacacctgtccttcacctggcACTGACTGGGGCAGGTAACCAAGtggccctcctcccctctccctccttccccttctcatgtCTGTTTTAAGGGTCATGGAGCTTCAAAATGAGACTCATGAAGCTCTGTGATGCATTTATTGAGTTTATTTATTAGTGTTCATTGTTGTGTTGGTCTGTTTGGGAGTCAATTTCGATAGTTTGTGGGCTTAATGTTGTAAAGGGCATTGATGAGGTGgatatttctctgtctctctctcattattccttGTATCTTGCATTTATTGAGTTTATTTATTAGTGTTCATTGTTGTGTTGGTCTGTTTGGGGGGTTTATTAGATATATAATTGTTGTAAGGCCATTAAATAATTGATGAGGTGGtgatttctctgtttctctctaattcttccttttatcttgcaTTATTGGGTTTATTAAAGTGTTCATTGGTTTTGATAAGTATGATAAATGTTGTAGTATATATaggaatcaatcagtcaatctctctctttatttatatctcacacttattatttttcttttatcttgcgtttattgtgtgtatttgtaagtATTTAAGTATGCATGTGAAGGGTTAATAAGATagtatttgatatttttttatagttctctcgttttctttttttcagcatGATTAAAACTAGGTACTGACAGGTCGTTGTGAGACTTATATTGTATTGTAGTAAGTAGTAAATTATTGTTGGGTTATAAGATATTTTTTGTGATGTAATAATAAATAAGCAAAACTACCTTGGGAAAATATGTCAAGAAAAGCAATTGACCTGGAGGAAAATCAATACATACACTCACATTTATTATCTCAGGTATTCAAAAAGGGACTCATCATCAGCATAAACGTGTATTAAGTCAAATGTATCCCCAAAACAGTTACCGTACGAGGAGCAAGACAGGCCGAGGTGGGTGACATATATCCCTATAAAACAGCAGTACCAGTCTTTCTATAATTATAATGTCACGAAAATCAATTCACCTGGAGGAAAATCAACACATACACTCACATTTATTATCTCAGGTATTCAAAAGGGAAGTCATCATCAGCAAAAACGTGTATTAATTAAGTAACATCAGCAATTCACCTGGAGGAAAATCAATAAATACGCTCAAATTTATTATCTCAGGTATTCAAAAGGGGACTCATCATTAGCAAAGACATAttatccctaaaaaaaaaaaaaacagttaccGTACGAGGAGCAAGACAGGCCGAGGTGTGTGACAGTAAGCAGGAggccacaagaagaggaagaggaggagcagcagacgAGAGGCAGAGgccgagaaggaggagagagaggacccACTTCGACCATGCAGACGGCCAACCACAGCGCCGACCCGAAGAGGGCGGACAAAATAATCAGGTAATGGccgggaaggagtggaggaggagagggtgagggaggaagaggcagggaatggaggaggagggactttATTGTaaggcttcgtgtgtgtgtgtgtgtgtgtgtgtgtgtgtgtgtgtgtgtgtgtgtgtgtgtgtgtgtgtgtttttcttataTACTTTAACACCCATCGTACTCTGAAGTTTCTAGCACCtaatcctcctttcatcttcccttctcctctctctctctctacctatctatctatctatctatctgtttttcaTTATAAGGTATTCATCTTATTTAACACCCATCGTACTTTGAAGTTTCTGGCACCTCTTGTACTATTCATCTTTTGTTGCAGTAAGTTTCTGCAGAAATGTGTAACTTGAATGATAAAGCCTCCCCATCCTGTTAGGTGATCTTAGGAATGCATAGATTATAGGTGGCGTGCATGAGAGTAACTGTCCActtatgaggaggaaagaggaagaagggaggatcaGGGAAGGGCAGCAGTCAGTTGGAGGTAGGGAGTGTTAAATACTTAACCAGTTTGTGAAGGATTCTGGGAGTGGCTTCTGTATCCTCTATATTCACTGttaactttttatttctttccacaTACTGAgccactttttcattattttaattcCATGAAATCTATGAAATTGagcttataaaaataaatatacaaagtatgTGCAGTTATCtttaaagaaatagatagatagagataaatatatacagataaacagagagagagagagaaaaaaaaaaaaagatgaaaggaggattaGGCAGAGAAGAATGGcaataatgaggaagagggagtgtcAGATAATTTACCAGTTTATGAAGGATTCTGGGAGTGGCTTCTGTATCCTCTATATTCATTGTTTGTCAGGTTTTCTTCCACAAGCTGATCCACTTATTCCTCAGTTTTTCATGTATTTAATTCTATGGAATCTATGAAATTGAACCTTAAATAGAAACAAATACTGTACACAGAATGTATAAAGTCTTCTTATAAGCAAAGAGAGTGTGGAAGGATAAGGGCAAGGCCTATTTACACCACACCTAGGCTCTAATCCGATAATTGGAGATAGATGTGGCAGtgtggtagggaaggagagaccCCCAGTAGCCAATGCCAAACTGATCTGGTAAAAATGATTTTACTATAGCAAATTGACTAATACCTAACACATCAAAACTTACCATAAACTAATAGTTTTGTACACCATTGTGAGACAAATGAAATTATCGATATTTATCACTCATTCTTGTCTGAAACCTGACATTTCCTGTAAAGAGAAGGTATTATGTAGTGAAAATTAATTGACAGAATACAAATAGTCCATCCAACCCCATAAGGAAAACTAAGGAcgttaaacaaaaaagaagaaaaaagaaatgattcAAGCACAGCCCATTGTTCCCCCCAGGTACAAGCCCCCAGCGCAGGGCACCCCAGGGGCTCCGGGTGAAGACCCCACCACCGACTACATGAATGTGTTGGGCATGATATTCAGCATGTGCGGACTCATGATGCGGGTGAGTTCTTACAGCTGCCAACACCACATTTCAGACTATATAAACATTTCCATTCATCCAGCACTTTTTTATCATTGAATAATTTGGCAAGGGGGCATGTGGGTATTGAAcgaagaggtaatgagaatgtgtggtgtggaggatGCGTTGAGTAACTTGAGAAGGCAGAGGTTAAGATGGTATGGACACGTCAAGAAGGAGGGCCATGTACTCAGAAGAATCGTGGAggtagaggtagaagggaggagaccagATGGAGACTGAAGAATACCTGGAgacggtgtgtggaggaagacatgagaagaaTGAACatcaaggaggagggagtgtataATCATCAAAAGTGGGAGACTCATACCCCATCCAAACCTCGTAAGGGAAAATACATAAGTACATTAAATGAGAAGAAGATTCTGGCaggggagaaatgagaggagCTTGATAGATTTATTTTATTCAAGAAATTTGAGGAATACTTAATATTTATTTCTGTATAATTATATGAATTTTCTTTGATTTCCATTGCGTAAAGTTTTCCACACCTCTGTCAACAGCACACACTATCATacctaattatttgtgtattagtTTCCAGCACCCTTATTAAGTACGCAATAATTGAGGTGTATAGTTTAAAAGGAGCGACCTCTCATTTTTATAGTTCTGAACAAATCGTGTTTTAAAGCGACCACCAGACTCCACACACCCAACACCAGCCAAGTTCATCAGAAAAATCGCACAACTTTAGACTTATAAATCACCCACTTTAAgatttctttttccttaactttcttcaTTCACCACATGATGCAGCATGAATTCAGTAACCAGATTGTAACTTCAGAGCTACGATTTACTCAATTTAATGTTGCTTTTTCCTTAACCTATTTCGCCATACAATGCAGCAAGAATTCGATAGCCAGATAGCAACTTTAGGCCTGCAAATCAcccactttaacccggtagcagggatgggccaaatttgtggctttaccgtgtggcagcggcaggccaaatttgtgccatgatataaacccccaaaaatagatgatacataatctgatcacaaatgccttgatatatattatgaaatggtttgtgtgaggggtgatcttttctcatttttctcgctcggagggaccattaagaaatatgatccccgctgctaccaggttaaggttgATTATTCCTTAACCTACTTCACCATACAATGTAGCAAGAATTTCATAACCAGATGCTGCCAAAAACACAATACTACGACCTTAATTGGTTTGGTCGCCCCTTTTATACTGAGCGCCTCGTATAGTGTGTGTGACTATTCATATGTGTGTGTCATTGCAGCTCAAGTGGTGTGCCTGGGTGGCGCTGTATTGCTCCTGTATCAGCTTCGCCAACGCTCGGGTCAACGACGACACCAAACAAATGCTAAGCAGCTTCATGTAAGGCCCTGTGGCATCTCCTGGGGTGGCGAGTTGTCATATTTAGCATGCTAGCAGAATTGGTGGATTGGTTAATTGGTTTGAGTGtttgattgtttttttgttttgtttttatgtctTTAGGGTATCAAATTAAAGTATTTAGCATGCCAGTGGAATTatttgattgattggttgattttcTTTTTGTCTAGCTATATTTAATTACCCAATAGACAACAGTGGCATATGTTTTTCGTCCATATTTATTTGACTAGTGGAAAGCAGTGGCATAGATACATTTTTCTTAGCACAATATGGTCTGACTAATGTGTGTCCTGGTAACATATATGGAATTTAAAAATATCATTTGGCGAGACTTTTTCTATTTCAATTACTTTTTCAAgtgtagagaaaggaaaagtatggTTAGaaacattttttccccttttattcaTGTGAGTGACAGACAGCATGGTTAACACTTCACTTTCTTCAGCCAAtaactcccatttcttcctctttgtgcCCTTCCACAGGCTGTCCATCTCTGCAGTGGTGATGTCATACCTCCAGAACCCCCAGCCCATGACTCCACCCTGGTCCAATATATGAGGCTTTAACACAGCATGTAAAGTTAGAAAAtgtctctccctttatttttttcagtaatgtaTGTGATGTATGACTTTTATATTGCTGGACATTTTATTTAATGATGAATGGATGACTAGAAAGATCTTTTTCAGTATTAAAAATGTCTCCCCTTTTACCTTCTTGTGTCATTTAGGTGATTCCTGCTAAGGCaagaatatttacaaaatacctttATATACTGTGTTTTGGAACTTGAGATAAAATTTTGCAAGCCCCATTCACTTGTCGGTCAGATGCCAGAAGAGAGACTGGTGTTGGGAGACCATGTGTGTGctaaatgctgctgctgctgtcactgccaccaccaacacTGTGGCTTTAGGCATAAGTTAAAAGGTGAGAGACCAGCTGAGGTTTAATGTACAGTAGTTGGTATTAgaagtgtgtttgtttttttctttgtaattTCTCATCGTCATCTTGTACACTGGAATGAGCACTGAATGGTTGAGGTTATttcacattaacccggtagcagcgggaatcatgtttcttaatggtccctctaagcgagaaaatgagaaaaaataatcactcacacaagccatttcataatatatatcaaagcttttgtaatcagtttatgcatgatctggggtttatatcatggcacaaatttggccagtcgctgctacacggtaaagccacaaatttggcccgttgctgctaccgggttaaataatgAGGATAGGGAATATGTTTACAATGCTCCCACcatatttaaattactttatgcaCTACAAGTCAGAAGTAGGTGTTAAAAAGTAGTCAATTGATATGCTATGACCACTTGGTATGATTCTCTTCATACTGTAACTCATGAGTGTGTAATTTACTAAGTGCCAAAGATGGAACACGTGTCAATGATTTTAGTACACTGGACGTGATGATGTGTGGCCTATTCAATGTTCAATATCAGACTAGTAATAATTGTAAGTTTACTAATATTTACATTGAAATTGAAATCTAGAGGCACAAGAAATGAATGGAAATGAATGAGAGCTGTATCCTGCAGGGGAATAATAcaggctgctgatgatgatagatagatagatagatggttggatgagagaaatgaaagtctGAGTAGGAGAGGTTGGCCCATAGCTAAAAGTGATGGGTACAGTGGTCTTTGGTGGTAGACCTATTAGCAGGTGATACTGTTGTTGGCAGAAAGTGAAAGAATGCTGCAGATAATTGTGGATGAATTTGACAGGGTGAGTATGAGGAGAAATTTGCAAGGAATGTTGGCAAGAGTAAGATTATACTATCTGAGAGGGCAAGAAAACACACTATTGATCTTGCAAAACCATACTGAGTTAGGGCAGAGAGTACTACAGTGTGAGATCAGGttggggaagagatgaagaaagtgaTGGTTTTACGGATTAAGGGACAATTCTTTGAATAGCCGCCTCTCCaataa includes:
- the LOC126980825 gene encoding protein Asterix-like, which produces MQTANHSADPKRADKIIRYKPPAQGTPGAPGEDPTTDYMNVLGMIFSMCGLMMRLKWCAWVALYCSCISFANARVNDDTKQMLSSFMLSISAVVMSYLQNPQPMTPPWSNI